The DNA region CTGCCGTGCGCGGCGACGATGGTGCCGTCCTTCTTGGCGCCGATCTTCACCGTGCTCTTCGAGCCGGAGGTCGGACCGGTCGCGCGCATCACCTCCTCGCGCGTCATCACCATCTTCACCGGGCGGCCGGATTTTTTCGCCAGCATGGTCGCGAGCGGTTCGAGATAGACGATGGTCTTGCCGCCAAAGCCGCCGCCGATCTCGGCGGGGATGGCGCGGATGTCGCTCTGCGGAATGCCTGTCAGCATCGATGTCATGGCGCGGACCATGAACTGGCCCTGGCTCGACGACCAGATCGTGGTCTTGCCGTCGGCGGCGACCGAGATCAGGCAGGCATGCGGCTCGATATAGCCCTGGTGCACCGGGCGCGTGGTGAAGGAGCGCTCGATTACGATCTCGGCGTCCTTGAAGCCTTGCGCGATGTCGCCCTTCTTGGACTCGATCCGGCCCATGATGTTGGAGGGCCTGCCGTCGAACTTGCTCCATTCATGCAGGATCGACGCGTCGGCTTTCAGCGCGTCGTCGATCTCGATCGCCCAGGGCAATACCTCGTAGTCGACCTCGATCAGCTTGCAGGCTTCCGCCGCGATCGCTTCCGATGTCGCCGCCACCGCCGCCACGGGATGGCCGGGGAACAGCGCCTTCTCGCGCGCCATCACGTTGCGGCACATCCAGCGCATGTCCTGGATGCCGAGCATCACCGCGCCCTTCGCAATCGTGAAGTCGACGATGTCGCGCGCGGTGACCACCGCCTTCACGCCGGGCAGCGCCTCGGCCTTGGCGGTGTCGATCGACCTGATGCGTGCATGCGGATGCGGGCTGCGCAGCACCTTGCCCCAGATCATGCCGGGCATCGTGGTGTCGGCGGCGAACGCCGCGCGGCCCGTCACCTTGTCGACGCCATCGGGCCGAATGGTGCGCTGGCCGATCCATTTGTTGTTGACGACGTTCATCGTGCAGTCTCCCGCATCTCGGCGGCGGTCTCCATCACCGCGCGAACAATCTTGTCGTAACCGGTGCACCGGCACAGATTGCCGGCGAGCCAGAAGCGGACTTCCTCTTCGGTCGGGTTCGCATTCTTCGCGAGCAGCGCCTCGGAGGCGACGATCATGCCCGAGGTGCAGATGCCGCATTGGAGCGCGGCATGCTCGAGGAATTTCTGCTGCAACGGATGCAGCCGGTCGCCTTGGGCCAGGCCCTCGATGGTCCTGATCTCATGCCCCTCGGCCTCGGCCGCGAGCATCAGGCAGGAGCAGACGAGACGGCCGTCGAGCGTGATCGAGCAGGCGCCGCAATCGCCGGACGAGCAGCCCTCCTTGGAGCCGGTGAGGCCGAGTTGCCCGCGCAGCGCGTCGAGCATGGTTTCGTAGGGTTCGCAGAGGAATTCGACCGGCTCGCCGTTGACCGAGGTGGTGACGTGGAGTT from Bradyrhizobium genosp. L includes:
- a CDS encoding (2Fe-2S)-binding protein, whose product is MPKLHVTTSVNGEPVEFLCEPYETMLDALRGQLGLTGSKEGCSSGDCGACSITLDGRLVCSCLMLAAEAEGHEIRTIEGLAQGDRLHPLQQKFLEHAALQCGICTSGMIVASEALLAKNANPTEEEVRFWLAGNLCRCTGYDKIVRAVMETAAEMRETAR